In Streptomyces sclerotialus, one genomic interval encodes:
- a CDS encoding LacI family DNA-binding transcriptional regulator has translation MRHPYPIREIARQAGLSEATVDRVLNDRGGVRESTVMEVHQAVRDLERQRTQVRIGGRTFMIDMVMQAPERFSSAVRAALEAELPALRPAVVRARFHFRETGRVCELVATLDRIGERGSQGVVLKAPDVPEVVAAVGRLTAAGIPVVTLVTDLPGSARRAYVGIDNRAAGTTAAYLVGQWLGERPENVLTTISRGFFRGEEEREMGFRSAMRTTQPHRTLVEVTDSDGLDATQRELVLAALERDPAINAVYSMGGGNAATVDAFEDLGRECAVFIAHDLDQDNTRLLREGRLSAVLHHDLRQDMRRACQIIMRAHGALPDGGPPLPSAIQVVTPYNMPHTMPPGGPVI, from the coding sequence ATGCGGCATCCCTATCCGATCAGGGAGATCGCCCGTCAGGCCGGACTGAGCGAGGCCACCGTGGACCGGGTCCTCAACGACCGGGGCGGCGTACGGGAGAGCACCGTCATGGAGGTGCACCAGGCGGTCAGGGACCTGGAGCGGCAGCGGACGCAGGTGCGGATCGGCGGCCGCACGTTCATGATCGACATGGTGATGCAGGCGCCGGAACGGTTCTCGTCCGCGGTGCGCGCCGCGCTGGAGGCCGAACTGCCCGCCCTGCGCCCGGCGGTGGTGCGTGCCCGCTTCCACTTCCGGGAGACCGGGCGGGTGTGTGAGCTGGTCGCGACGCTGGACAGGATCGGTGAGCGTGGTTCGCAGGGCGTCGTCCTCAAGGCGCCGGATGTCCCGGAGGTCGTCGCGGCCGTCGGCCGGCTGACGGCCGCCGGCATCCCCGTCGTCACGCTGGTCACCGATCTGCCCGGCAGTGCGCGCCGCGCGTACGTGGGGATCGACAACCGGGCCGCCGGCACCACGGCCGCCTACCTCGTCGGCCAGTGGCTGGGCGAGCGTCCGGAGAACGTCCTCACCACCATCAGCCGGGGCTTCTTCCGGGGTGAGGAGGAGCGCGAGATGGGCTTCCGCAGCGCCATGCGCACCACCCAGCCGCACCGCACCCTGGTGGAGGTCACCGACAGCGACGGTCTGGACGCCACCCAGCGGGAGCTGGTCCTGGCGGCGCTGGAGCGCGATCCGGCCATCAACGCGGTCTACTCGATGGGCGGCGGGAACGCGGCGACCGTGGACGCCTTCGAGGACCTGGGCCGGGAGTGTGCGGTGTTCATCGCGCACGACCTCGACCAGGACAACACCCGGCTGCTGCGCGAAGGCCGCCTCTCCGCCGTCCTCCACCACGACCTCCGCCAGGACATGCGCCGCGCCTGCCAGATCATCATGCGGGCCCACGGAGCGCTGCCCGACGGAGGCCCACCGCTGCCCTCGGCCATCCAGGTGGTCACGCCGTACAACATGCCGCACACCATGCCGCCCGGGGGCCCGGTCATATGA
- a CDS encoding sulfite exporter TauE/SafE family protein produces MTELIAGHPALASAVLLLAAGVAAGLAGSIAGLASLFSYPALLAAGLPPVAANVTNTVALFSNTVGTAAGSRAELRGQRRRLVRLACIAALGGAIGAALLLGTPSSAFELAVPWLIALGSVLILAREPLRRLIARRGTGGTAVPQLPMAAAVLLVGLYGGYFGAAAGVLMLAVLSLSAAEPLPVTNAVKNIVTGAANITAALAYAFLAPVDWGAALMLGLGCFAGAWIGPAVVRRVPETPLRVAVALAGLGLAWSLWRDATAS; encoded by the coding sequence ATGACAGAGCTGATCGCCGGACATCCGGCCCTCGCCTCCGCGGTGCTCCTCCTCGCTGCCGGGGTCGCCGCCGGACTCGCCGGCTCGATCGCCGGGCTCGCCTCGCTGTTCAGTTATCCCGCGCTGCTCGCCGCCGGCCTTCCGCCCGTCGCCGCCAACGTCACCAACACCGTGGCCCTCTTCTCCAACACCGTGGGCACCGCCGCCGGTTCGCGCGCGGAGCTCCGCGGCCAGCGCCGCCGACTCGTCCGGCTCGCCTGCATCGCCGCACTGGGCGGGGCGATCGGCGCCGCGCTGCTCCTCGGCACACCGTCGTCCGCCTTCGAGCTGGCCGTACCGTGGCTCATCGCCCTCGGCTCGGTGCTGATCCTGGCACGCGAACCCCTGCGGCGCCTGATCGCACGGCGCGGTACCGGCGGCACCGCCGTACCTCAACTTCCCATGGCGGCAGCGGTGTTGCTGGTCGGTCTGTACGGCGGCTACTTCGGCGCAGCGGCCGGCGTACTCATGCTGGCCGTGCTCTCCCTGTCGGCGGCCGAGCCGCTGCCGGTGACCAACGCCGTCAAGAACATCGTCACCGGCGCCGCCAACATCACCGCGGCCCTCGCCTACGCCTTCCTCGCCCCCGTCGACTGGGGCGCTGCGCTCATGCTCGGCCTCGGCTGCTTCGCGGGCGCCTGGATCGGCCCGGCAGTCGTCCGACGGGTCCCCGAAACCCCACTGCGGGTGGCGGTGGCCCTCGCCGGCCTCGGACTCGCCTGGAGCCTGTGGCGCGACGCCACCGCCTCATGA
- a CDS encoding ABC transporter permease, with protein MFRTALRSVRRHKLRFALPVLAVLLGVACVSGSLLYSQSLRQAMTDEQAASRPDVSVEVRADPDAPGPHSSDAAPPLDEDLRERLAALPCAAAARGTLEGRALLVGPDGELVGSPSAGGGVNYVPDRHGADPRYPMTSGRGPRSADEVAIDQQSADSTGYRVGDEVRVIVNGKVRDVRLAGVFTAHDPRLAGGGTLTAFDNATAGRQFAPAPGAYASLTLTAASGTSPAVLAERAAKLLPSGLQAVTRAQLDAEAADSPDSKKLGTLLLIFAGIALLISSFLVGNTFAMLSAARAREHALLRAIGATRRYVLRMALTEAVLVGAVASLAGYAAGIGVATALGSLFGATGDVATAAAPLRPLSPTPLLAAFGVGIGVTCLSAYVPARRAAAVPPVAALRTSVPPTSASLRRRHRIGFAVTAAGVLLVLAATGSTDLFALAVPVLLAGLMILTPLLALGVTRLLRTPMIRLAGVRGTLALANVRRNPRRTAATATALTVGLTLISAVTVALYSLSAMAEREAEAGMPTDLRITAVDFAEIGDDTADRVARLPHVAAVTPTVDAPLELADGSFLPATAIDPGAVGRIDGITVREGSLDRLGQGIAVTAETAAAHGWQVGDRVTGALDLSSGESGEKAGAADTAGHRIVAVYDGPEALSPALLPTDALPSAGRTGPGGLPAAALTSVLVEAEPGHLGALKEEIRQALDNPALLVQDHADAGREAARAYAPMLTTMYAMLSVTVVIGALGVANTMGMAVFERIREVGMLRAIGLDRRGVGSLLRLESVVVSLLGSGLGLLAGSAVGAAAVASQEGAVLVMPWGRLLVFFAATAAIGVLASLWPGRRAAAIPILRAIRTNTE; from the coding sequence ATGTTCCGTACCGCCCTGCGTTCCGTGCGGCGCCACAAGTTGCGTTTCGCGCTGCCCGTCCTCGCCGTCCTGCTCGGTGTGGCCTGTGTCAGCGGTTCCCTGCTCTACAGCCAGTCCCTGCGGCAGGCGATGACCGATGAACAGGCTGCCTCGCGCCCCGATGTGTCCGTCGAGGTACGCGCCGATCCGGACGCTCCGGGACCGCACTCCTCCGACGCCGCCCCGCCGCTGGACGAGGACTTGAGAGAACGGCTGGCCGCGCTGCCCTGTGCCGCGGCGGCGCGCGGCACTCTGGAGGGGCGCGCGCTCCTCGTCGGCCCGGACGGCGAGCTGGTCGGCTCTCCGTCGGCCGGCGGAGGCGTCAACTACGTACCGGACCGCCACGGCGCCGATCCGCGGTACCCGATGACGTCAGGGCGCGGGCCGCGTTCCGCCGACGAGGTCGCCATCGACCAGCAGTCCGCCGACAGCACCGGCTACCGGGTGGGCGACGAGGTACGCGTCATCGTGAACGGCAAGGTCCGCGACGTCCGGCTCGCCGGCGTCTTCACGGCACATGACCCGCGGCTCGCCGGCGGCGGCACTCTCACCGCTTTCGACAACGCCACGGCCGGGCGGCAGTTCGCGCCCGCACCCGGCGCGTACGCCTCCCTCACCCTGACCGCCGCCTCCGGCACCTCCCCCGCCGTCCTGGCCGAGCGTGCCGCGAAGCTGCTGCCGTCGGGGCTCCAGGCGGTCACCCGGGCCCAGTTGGACGCCGAGGCCGCCGACAGCCCGGACAGCAAGAAGCTCGGCACGCTGCTGCTGATCTTCGCAGGTATCGCCCTGCTCATCTCCAGCTTCCTGGTCGGCAACACCTTCGCCATGCTCAGCGCCGCCCGGGCTCGCGAGCACGCCCTGCTGCGTGCCATCGGGGCCACCCGCCGCTACGTCCTGCGGATGGCGCTGACCGAAGCGGTCCTGGTCGGAGCGGTCGCCTCCCTCGCGGGGTATGCGGCGGGCATCGGCGTCGCCACCGCGCTGGGGAGCCTTTTCGGTGCCACCGGCGACGTGGCCACCGCCGCCGCACCGCTGCGGCCCCTCTCTCCCACCCCACTGCTGGCCGCCTTCGGTGTCGGCATCGGCGTCACCTGCCTCTCCGCTTACGTCCCCGCGCGCCGGGCCGCCGCCGTGCCTCCGGTGGCGGCACTGCGTACGTCCGTGCCCCCGACCAGCGCCTCGTTGCGCCGCCGTCACCGCATCGGGTTCGCGGTCACCGCGGCAGGCGTGCTGCTCGTCCTCGCCGCCACCGGCAGCACCGACCTCTTCGCCCTCGCCGTGCCGGTCCTGCTGGCCGGGCTGATGATCCTCACCCCGCTGCTCGCGCTGGGTGTCACCCGGCTGCTGCGTACCCCGATGATCCGGCTGGCCGGTGTGCGGGGCACGCTCGCGCTGGCCAACGTGCGCCGCAATCCGCGGCGTACGGCCGCCACCGCCACCGCTCTGACCGTCGGTCTCACCCTGATCAGCGCCGTCACCGTGGCCCTGTACTCGCTGAGTGCCATGGCCGAGCGGGAGGCGGAAGCCGGCATGCCGACGGATCTGCGGATCACCGCGGTCGACTTCGCCGAGATCGGTGACGACACGGCGGACCGCGTCGCCCGGCTGCCGCACGTGGCAGCCGTCACCCCGACCGTGGACGCGCCGCTGGAACTCGCCGACGGGTCCTTCCTCCCTGCCACGGCCATCGACCCGGGCGCGGTCGGCCGGATCGACGGCATCACCGTGCGCGAGGGCTCACTGGACCGCCTCGGCCAGGGCATCGCCGTCACCGCCGAGACCGCCGCGGCACACGGCTGGCAGGTCGGCGACCGGGTGACCGGAGCCCTGGACCTGAGTTCCGGGGAGAGCGGCGAGAAGGCCGGCGCGGCTGACACGGCCGGCCACCGCATCGTCGCGGTCTACGACGGTCCCGAAGCCCTGTCCCCCGCGCTGCTGCCCACCGATGCCCTGCCCTCAGCAGGCCGCACCGGGCCGGGCGGGCTGCCCGCCGCCGCACTGACGTCAGTCCTGGTGGAGGCGGAGCCCGGCCACCTCGGTGCGTTGAAGGAGGAGATACGTCAGGCCCTCGACAACCCGGCCCTGCTCGTGCAGGACCACGCCGACGCGGGCCGGGAAGCCGCGCGTGCCTACGCGCCCATGCTCACCACCATGTACGCCATGCTGAGCGTCACGGTGGTGATCGGAGCCCTGGGCGTGGCCAACACCATGGGCATGGCCGTGTTCGAACGCATACGGGAGGTCGGCATGCTGCGCGCCATCGGCCTGGACCGCCGCGGCGTCGGCTCCCTGCTCCGGTTGGAGTCGGTGGTGGTGTCCCTGCTGGGATCGGGGCTCGGTCTCCTGGCCGGCAGTGCGGTCGGCGCGGCGGCCGTCGCGAGTCAGGAGGGCGCCGTCCTGGTCATGCCGTGGGGCCGACTGCTGGTGTTCTTCGCCGCGACCGCCGCGATCGGGGTACTCGCCTCCCTGTGGCCAGGACGCCGAGCCGCCGCCATACCGATCCTGCGGGCCATACGTACGAACACCGAATGA
- a CDS encoding ABC transporter ATP-binding protein — MTTQPETAPVVASAENLTKVYGEGETRVEALKGVSAAFRKGEFTAIMGPSGSGKSTFMHCLAGLDTPTSGTARIGGIELGTLNDRQLTRVRRERVGFVFQAYNLLSTLTARENITLSSRLAGRTVDPEWLDLLVTAVGLNDRLDHRPDQLSGGQQQRVACARALAPRPAVVFADEPTGNLDSRAGADVLAFLKISAREFGQSIVMVTHDPVAAAYAERALFLADGRIVDEMAGPTADGVLDRLKSLDAREPAGTR; from the coding sequence ATGACCACGCAGCCCGAGACCGCGCCGGTGGTGGCGTCGGCCGAGAACCTGACCAAGGTTTATGGGGAAGGCGAAACAAGGGTCGAGGCGCTCAAGGGTGTCTCGGCCGCCTTCCGCAAAGGGGAGTTCACCGCGATCATGGGACCCTCCGGGTCGGGCAAGTCCACCTTCATGCACTGCCTGGCCGGCCTGGACACACCGACCTCCGGTACGGCACGGATCGGCGGCATCGAGCTGGGCACGCTGAACGACAGACAGCTCACCCGCGTACGGCGCGAGCGCGTCGGGTTCGTGTTCCAGGCGTACAACCTGCTGAGCACGCTCACCGCTCGCGAGAACATCACCCTGTCGTCCCGCCTCGCCGGCCGTACCGTCGATCCGGAGTGGCTGGACCTTCTGGTGACAGCGGTCGGGTTGAACGACCGCCTCGACCACCGGCCCGATCAGCTCTCCGGCGGGCAGCAGCAGCGCGTCGCCTGTGCCCGGGCGCTCGCCCCGCGTCCCGCGGTGGTCTTCGCCGACGAGCCCACCGGAAACCTCGACTCCCGCGCGGGCGCCGACGTCCTGGCGTTCCTGAAGATATCGGCGCGCGAGTTCGGCCAGTCCATCGTGATGGTCACGCACGATCCGGTGGCCGCCGCCTACGCCGAGCGTGCCCTCTTCCTCGCCGACGGCCGCATCGTCGACGAGATGGCCGGCCCCACGGCGGACGGCGTACTGGACCGGCTGAAGTCCCTGGACGCCCGTGAGCCGGCCGGCACCCGCTGA
- a CDS encoding sensor histidine kinase, whose protein sequence is MNHFFGDRPRLRQALRCLAAGVLLVGLVLEGLDTHSVLVAAAWIVSGGLSLAALAVPRHRFTLVGFAAVAASCLVTLVNAQLGQRPDVTFGFIELCALLLNIARALWQRPLLPASVLALGVAVTTTVIMFRLPAEQWPTVGTFVVPLIWFGALLMAGLGLYLRLLDTLRAREHDAGLQAQRLEYARELHDFVAHHVTAIIAQTKAVRFASAAGNAPEPEELDRMLAGIEKAGSQAMDSMRSMVSVLRDSGRTAATRPAGDLGTLRELTADFSATGPAATLALDPRLADHGLPPGTSTTVHHVVREALTNVRKHAQGTTAVTIDVRLRDDVTPQRLQVSVTDDGRGRTARAEHLVRTGRDADGRKSDGHKSDGRKSGSHKYSGRKPDGHKADDCLGKEHDLGKYDLEKHDLEKEDNLRNLRNEYAPEKGYAPEKGYGPEKGYAPEKGYGPEKEYGPENGYGLIGLAERVEALGGQLTAGRRGGTGWTVCADVPFSSASLRTSPASFRSSPASLRSSSASLRSSPASLRTAADDDTLRP, encoded by the coding sequence ATGAACCACTTTTTCGGTGACCGGCCCCGCCTTCGGCAGGCTCTGCGCTGCCTGGCGGCGGGCGTCCTGCTCGTCGGCCTCGTGCTGGAGGGGCTCGACACCCACTCCGTGCTGGTGGCAGCGGCCTGGATCGTCTCCGGCGGACTGTCCCTGGCGGCCCTTGCCGTACCCCGTCACCGCTTCACGCTGGTCGGCTTCGCCGCTGTGGCGGCCTCCTGCCTGGTGACCTTGGTGAACGCGCAGCTTGGACAGCGACCGGACGTCACCTTCGGCTTCATAGAACTGTGCGCACTGCTGCTGAACATCGCCCGTGCGTTGTGGCAGCGTCCGCTGCTCCCGGCATCGGTGCTGGCGTTGGGCGTGGCGGTCACCACCACCGTGATCATGTTCCGGCTGCCCGCCGAGCAGTGGCCCACCGTAGGCACCTTCGTCGTCCCCCTCATCTGGTTCGGGGCGCTGCTCATGGCGGGGCTCGGCCTCTACCTCCGTCTCCTGGACACCCTCCGGGCGCGTGAGCACGACGCCGGTCTCCAGGCCCAGCGGCTGGAATACGCCCGAGAACTGCACGACTTCGTGGCTCATCACGTCACCGCGATCATCGCCCAGACCAAGGCCGTACGGTTCGCCTCCGCCGCGGGCAACGCCCCGGAGCCGGAGGAGCTGGACCGGATGCTGGCCGGCATCGAAAAGGCCGGGTCGCAGGCGATGGACTCGATGCGCAGCATGGTCTCCGTACTACGCGACAGCGGCCGGACCGCCGCCACCCGCCCCGCCGGTGACCTCGGCACACTGCGCGAGCTCACGGCCGACTTCTCCGCCACCGGCCCGGCCGCCACGCTGGCGCTCGACCCCCGGCTCGCCGACCACGGCCTGCCGCCCGGCACCAGCACCACCGTGCACCACGTGGTGCGCGAGGCGCTGACCAACGTCCGTAAGCACGCCCAGGGAACGACCGCCGTGACCATCGACGTCCGCCTGCGCGACGACGTCACCCCGCAACGGCTCCAGGTGTCGGTGACCGATGACGGGCGGGGCCGGACCGCACGCGCCGAACACCTCGTACGAACGGGCCGGGACGCCGACGGCCGCAAGTCCGACGGCCACAAGTCCGACGGCCGCAAGTCCGGCAGCCACAAGTACAGCGGCCGCAAGCCTGACGGCCACAAGGCTGACGACTGCCTGGGAAAGGAGCATGACCTGGGAAAGTACGACCTGGAGAAGCACGACCTGGAGAAGGAGGACAACCTGAGAAACCTGAGAAACGAGTACGCCCCGGAGAAGGGGTACGCCCCGGAGAAGGGCTACGGCCCGGAGAAGGGGTACGCCCCGGAGAAGGGCTACGGCCCGGAGAAGGAGTACGGCCCGGAAAATGGCTACGGCCTCATTGGGCTGGCGGAGCGGGTCGAAGCACTCGGCGGGCAGCTCACCGCCGGCCGGCGGGGCGGTACCGGCTGGACCGTCTGCGCGGATGTTCCCTTCTCATCCGCATCCCTCCGAACCTCACCCGCGTCTTTCCGAAGCTCACCCGCATCCCTTCGGAGCTCATCCGCATCCCTCCGGAGCTCACCCGCGTCCCTCCGGACCGCCGCCGACGACGACACTCTGCGACCCTGA
- a CDS encoding response regulator, which translates to MTIRLLIADDQEMIRSAFRMILDSQPDMEVVAEAADGTAAVEEARRLRPDVCLLDIRMPGLDGLEATRLLAGPGAQQPLNVLIATTFDLDEYVYRALRNGACGFLLKDGSPALLVEAVRAAASGNAMISPSITVRLLQHMTPPDTASGPNGAEGRAARGGSRSPEPTPAQGTARPTEPLTPRETDVVRLVARGRTNEELAAELYVSLSTVKTHLGSIQRKLAARNRVEIAAWAWENGICNGG; encoded by the coding sequence ATGACGATCAGGCTGCTCATCGCCGACGACCAGGAAATGATCCGCTCCGCCTTCCGCATGATCCTCGACTCCCAGCCGGACATGGAGGTCGTCGCCGAAGCGGCCGACGGCACCGCGGCCGTCGAGGAGGCGCGGCGGCTGCGCCCCGACGTATGCCTGCTCGACATCCGTATGCCGGGCCTCGACGGACTGGAGGCCACCCGGCTCCTGGCGGGTCCAGGAGCGCAGCAACCGTTGAACGTCCTCATCGCCACCACCTTCGACCTGGACGAGTACGTCTACCGGGCGCTGCGCAACGGTGCCTGCGGTTTCCTCCTGAAGGACGGCTCCCCGGCGCTCCTCGTCGAGGCCGTACGCGCGGCAGCCTCGGGCAACGCCATGATCTCCCCCTCCATCACCGTCCGCCTCCTGCAGCACATGACTCCCCCCGACACCGCTTCCGGGCCGAACGGCGCGGAGGGGAGGGCCGCCCGGGGCGGGTCCCGGTCGCCGGAGCCGACGCCGGCCCAGGGGACCGCCCGCCCCACCGAACCCCTGACCCCGCGGGAGACCGACGTCGTCCGGCTGGTCGCCCGAGGCCGCACCAACGAGGAACTGGCCGCCGAACTGTACGTGTCCCTCTCCACGGTCAAGACCCACCTGGGCAGCATCCAGCGCAAGCTCGCCGCCCGGAACCGCGTCGAAATCGCCGCCTGGGCCTGGGAGAACGGCATATGCAACGGCGGCTGA
- a CDS encoding MFS transporter, with protein MASPVPSAGPSVAESPVENRRGRPWLMLVLGTAAQTASFVFVYGVPYLVPTLREKDGLTLTQSGLLVACPTAGLLLTLVLWGAAADRYGERRVLTTGLGLMTLALLGTLLAHGPVAWGAMFVAAGAAGASVSAASGRVVLGWFSARQRGLAMGVRQTSTPLGMGLAALVMPPLAAHSGVLGALGFAAALTGAVTVLVALFVVDPPRATAAEKTGRRTANPYRDPRLWRTHGGSALMVWPQFTAGAFGLVFLTDVLHWSATDAGRLMALGQLTGAACRIGVGRWSDRIGSRLRPMRQLACVVGVLSLCLAVCAVRPGWAAGVVLVLTCGLSASTNGLSFTQVAELAGSDWAGRAMGVQNTGQNLTASLTPPVAGALITATGYAPAFVLAGVCALAATVVTPREDG; from the coding sequence ATGGCTTCCCCCGTTCCGTCCGCCGGGCCCTCCGTAGCGGAAAGCCCCGTCGAGAACCGCCGCGGGCGGCCCTGGCTGATGCTCGTACTGGGGACCGCGGCGCAGACGGCGTCGTTCGTCTTCGTCTACGGCGTGCCCTACCTCGTACCCACGCTGCGCGAAAAGGACGGCCTGACGCTGACCCAGTCGGGCCTCCTGGTGGCCTGTCCGACGGCCGGGCTGCTTCTCACGCTGGTCCTGTGGGGTGCCGCCGCCGACCGGTACGGGGAGCGCCGTGTGCTGACCACCGGGCTGGGGCTGATGACGCTCGCCCTGCTCGGCACCCTCCTGGCACACGGCCCCGTGGCATGGGGAGCGATGTTCGTCGCGGCGGGCGCCGCCGGGGCTTCGGTGTCCGCGGCCAGCGGCCGGGTGGTACTGGGCTGGTTCTCGGCGCGGCAGCGCGGGCTGGCGATGGGGGTACGGCAGACCTCCACGCCCCTCGGCATGGGCCTGGCGGCACTGGTGATGCCGCCCCTGGCCGCGCACAGCGGTGTTCTCGGCGCGCTCGGCTTCGCCGCGGCGCTCACCGGCGCGGTGACGGTGCTGGTCGCCCTGTTCGTCGTGGATCCGCCACGGGCCACGGCTGCGGAGAAGACCGGGCGGCGCACCGCGAACCCGTACCGCGATCCCCGGCTGTGGCGGACCCATGGCGGCAGCGCGCTGATGGTGTGGCCGCAGTTCACCGCCGGCGCGTTCGGGCTGGTCTTCCTGACCGACGTACTGCACTGGTCGGCGACGGACGCCGGACGGCTGATGGCGCTGGGCCAACTGACGGGAGCGGCCTGCCGGATCGGCGTGGGCCGGTGGTCGGACCGGATAGGCAGCCGTTTGCGCCCGATGCGTCAACTGGCGTGCGTCGTAGGGGTGCTGTCGCTCTGTCTGGCCGTGTGTGCCGTCCGGCCGGGCTGGGCGGCAGGGGTCGTACTGGTACTCACGTGCGGCCTGTCCGCCAGTACCAACGGCCTGTCCTTCACCCAGGTCGCCGAACTGGCCGGGTCCGACTGGGCCGGGCGCGCCATGGGCGTACAGAACACCGGGCAGAACCTCACCGCTTCGCTGACCCCGCCGGTCGCCGGTGCCCTGATCACGGCCACCGGGTACGCACCCGCATTCGTCCTCGCCGGCGTCTGCGCGCTGGCAGCCACCGTGGTCACACCCCGCGAGGACGGCTGA